In Dasypus novemcinctus isolate mDasNov1 chromosome 10, mDasNov1.1.hap2, whole genome shotgun sequence, one DNA window encodes the following:
- the LOC101438235 gene encoding olfactory receptor 4P4-like yields the protein MENQINVTEFVFLGLWDNKQLEFLFCFLFLLCYLGVLIGNFIILLTIICSHLIEQPMYYFLCHLSLMDLFFTSAVVPRIIRDLAAERKNISYRDCMTQLFTAHLLAGVEIFILVSMAFDRYVAIVKPLHYTVIMNRQRCNMLIFLAWGLGFWHSMALLLMVLNLPFCGPNQINHYMCDVKPLLKLVCKDIQVVNILAIVNSGMVLVVVFLVLVASYINILYNLRTRSSAGRRKALSTCSSHIMVVVLFFVPCIYTYSLPAGSDNKDKEISVFYTVITPMLNPLIYSLRNVEMKIAMRKQWSHMAHSELK from the coding sequence ATGGAAAATCagattaatgtcactgaatttgtCTTTTTGGGACTATGGGACAATAAGCAACTAGagttccttttctgtttcttgttcCTGCTCTGTTACTTAGGAGTCTTAATTGGGAACTTCATCATCTTACTCACTATCATCTGCAGCCATCTAATCGAACAACCAATGTATTATTTTCTCTGCCACCTCTCTCTCATGGACCTCTTCTTCACATCTGCTGTGGTTCCCCGGATAATCAGAGACTTAGCTGCAGAGCGAAAAAACATTTCCTATAGAGACTGTATGACCCAGCTCTTCACTGCCCACTTGCTGGCAGGTGTGGAAATATTCATTTTGGTGTCCATGGCTTTTGACCGCTATGTTGCCATTGTCaagcccctgcactacacagtcatcatgaatcGACAGAGGTGTAACATGCTGATCTTCCTGGCCTGGGGCTTGGGTTTTTGGCACTCTATGGCTCTACTGCTCATGGTCCTCAATTTACCTTTCTGTGGCCCAAATCAGATCAATCACTACATGTGTGATGTGAAACCTCTTTTAAAACTGGTCTGCAAAGATATTCAAGTTGTTAATATCCTAGCTATTGTCAATTCAGGAATGGTTTTGGTTGTAGTTTTTCTTGTTCTGGTGGCTTCTTACATAAATATACTGTACAATCTTAGGACACGATCTTCTGCAGGGAGACGCAAAGCTCTCTCAACCTGCAGCTCACACATAATGGTTGTGGTCTTGTTTTTTGTGCCCTGCATCTATACCTATTCCCTACCTGCTGGTAGTGATAACAAAGACAAGGAAATCTCTGTGTTTTACACCGTGATTACTCCCATGTTAAATCCTCTCATTTATTCCCTGAGAAACGTGGAAATGAAAATTGCCATGAGAAAGCAATGGTCTCATATGGCACATTCAGAATTAAAGTAA